In Hydra vulgaris chromosome 06, alternate assembly HydraT2T_AEP, a genomic segment contains:
- the LOC100200008 gene encoding polyhomeotic-like protein 2 isoform X1, whose amino-acid sequence MAVSLVQKSNWTNITDTYSSADNCIKSKSDLFCNKHDESKVTLLIHVIDGWIIEESNQPFKDSNIDENVNGGVKSLTENGKCNDDFVEVQEKEINTVQPNLEDKDELMSLLPTKCKYCGAELPERRAMWGKRFCSVSCGKRYSVKCSKKARKALQSMSTLKNDKKISYNESKSERTRKPENLNVSSREASPDSTKKNMLKYQDSESTLCFPPRDPLGFGLDVFDFEDELYDGIEPIQNYSFLPLVTWSVNQVSDYISTIPGCAQYVPVFEAEEIDGQALLLLKVEHMVHGMNIKVGPAIKIAATVRSIKLKYGIKTRSKYLSSP is encoded by the exons ATGGCTGTTTCATTGGTGCAAAAAAGTAATTGGACTAATATTACAGATACTTATAGTTCTGCTGATAATtgtataaaatcaaaatcagatcttttttgtaataaacatGATGAATCAAAAGTTACTTTGTTGATACATGTTATTGATGGATGGATAATTGAAGAAAGCAACCAACCATTTAAG gattcaaatattgatgaaaatgtaAATGGGGGTGTTAAATCATTAACAGAAAATGGTAAATGTAATGATGATTTTGTAGAAGTTCaggaaaaagaaattaacactg TTCAACCTAATCTTGAAGATAAAGATGAGCTTATGTCACTCTTACCAACAAAATGCAAATATTGTGGAGCTGAGCTACCAGAGAGACGAGCTATGTGGGGAAAACGTTTTTGTAGTGTATCATGTGGTAAAAGGTACAGtgtaaaatgttcaaaaaaagcTAGGAAAGCTCTTCAAAGTATGTCTActttaaagaatgataaaaagaTAAGCTATAACGAAAGTAAATCCGAAAGAACTAGGAAACCTGAG aATTTGAATGTTTCAAGTAGAGAAGCTTCACCGGATAGcacaaagaaaaatatgttgaaATACCAAG ATTCTGAATCCACATTATGCTTTCCTCCACGAGATCCTTTGGGTTTTGGTCttgatgtttttgattttgaagaTGAACTTTATGATGGCATTGAGCCTATCCAAAATTACTCATTTTTACCATTAGTAACATGGTCTGTTAATCAAGTTTCGGACTATATAAG CACGATTCCCGGATGCGCTCAATACGTGCCAGTTTTTGAAGCTGAAGAGATTGACGGTCAGGCATTATTGTTATTGAAGGTAGAACATATGGTTCACGGTATGAATATCAAGGTTGGACCTGCTATTAAAATTGCTGCCACTGTACGTTCAATCAAGTTAAAGTATGGAATTAAAACTAGATCGAAGTATTTAAGTTCACCATAG